In the genome of Ignavibacteria bacterium, the window TCTCCTGAGCCGGAACCATCAACATCGCAAATGCACGTGTATTCGCCGCTCGAAGTTGTATCGAAAGAAAATTTTATCGAGCCGGAACACACGGGAAATAATATCGTTCTCGTTGATGCAATCAATCATGCGCTTGCAGAAGAATTGGAGCACAATCCGAAGATGCTGATTTTCGGTGAAGATGTTGCCGGAAAAAAAGGTGGCGTGTTCACTGCAACCCGTGGACTTACGGATAAGTTTGGCGCAGAGAGAGTTTTCAATTCGCCGATTGCTGAAGCGAGTATAGCGGGACTTGCGATGGGACTTGGACTTCGAGGCGATTCTAAAGCAGTTGTGGAAATTCAATTTGGCGATTATGTTTGGCCCGCGTTTATGCAAATCAGAAACGAAATTGCAATGTTACGCTATCGTTCAAATGGCGTGTGGGGTTGTCCGCTCGTGATTCGTATTGCGACGGGAGGATATATTCACGGCGGCGTGTATCATAGTCAATCTATTGAAAGTTTCTTTACGCACATTCCCGGATTGCGCGTTGTGTTTCCTTCAACTTCTGCCGATGCAAAAGGGTTGTTGAAATATGCTTGCCGTTGCGATGACCCGGTAATATTTTTGGAACACAAAGGAATGTATCGTCAAAACTTTGCCGCAACGCCGGAACCCGATGCAAATTATGTTCTTCCGTTTGGCATTGCGAAAGTAAGAAAAGCCGGCGACGACATTACAATTCTTACCTACGGAATGATGGTGCAGCGTTCACTCGAAGCCGCGCGAACAATGGAAGAAAAAGGCGTGAGTGTTGAAGTTGTTGATTTGCGAACACTAAATCCACTTGATTACGATACGATTTTGAAATCAGCAAAGAAAACCGGAAAAGTATTGTGTGTTCACGAAGAAACAATGTTTAGTGGATTTGGCGGTGAACTTGCGGCAATTGTTGCGAGCGAAGCGTTTGAATATTTAGATGGACCTATTATGCGTGTCGCGGCAAAAGATTCTCCTGTTCCGTATGCGCCATCAATCGAAATGGATGTTCTTCCGCAAGCGCACGATATTGTGATTGCATTGGAGAAATTGGCGGCGTATTAAAATAATAAATTGCCACGAATTCCACTAATTATCACGAATAGTAATTAGTGTAAATTCGTGAAATCCGTGGCTAAAAAAATATACATATTCAGTTTTGCCTAAACCAATTTCAAAATCCATTTCGAAAAAGAAACCAACACAAACAGTTTCTTCAAAAATTTCTGCTGAACAGAAATTGAAACTGTATTCGTTTATGGTGTTGATGCGCGAATTTGAAAATGCTGTGTTCAAACTGTATCGTCAAGGGAAAGTTGTCGGCGGCGCATACAGCAGCGAAGGAAACGAAGCAACAGCAATCGGAAGCGCATTCGCATTGGAGAAACACGATTATCTTTTTCCGATGCACAGAGATATCGGCGCGCATTTTGTAAAAGGACAAACGCCGCGCAACATTATGCTGCAATATCTCGCGCGTGCAAGTTCTCCCGCTCGCGGTCGTGACGGAACGGGACATTATGCCGATGCGAAATTGAAAATTTATGGAAACATTTCTCCGCTCGGTGCGATGATTCCGCTTGCGAATGGCGTTGCGCTTGCAAGCAAAATGCGAAAAGAAAATGCCGTCGTGTTGAATTACATTGGCGATGGCGGCGCAAGCATTGGCGATTTTCACGAAGCGCTTGTAATGGCTTCGGTGATGAAACTTCCGCTCGTGTTGATTATTGAAAATAATCAGTTCGCATATTCAACACCGATTGCAAAACAATTTATTGTGGAAAAACTTTCTTCGCGCGCGATTGGATACGGAATTCCCGGCGTTACGATTGATGGAACCGATGTTGAACTCGTGTATGAAACAACGAAGCAAGCAATAGAACGAGCGCGCAACGGCGAAGGACCAACATTGATTGAAAGCGTTACGATGCGAATGCAAGGACACGCAATTCACGACGATATGTTTTATGTTCCGAAACAATTACTTACGCAATGGAAAAAGAAAGACCCGATTGCGAATTACGAAAAGAAATTAGTTGCAGAAAAAATTCTTTCGGATAAAAAGAAGAAAGAAATTTTTACAGAAATAAAATTACAGATTGATGATGCAGTTGAGTTTGCAGTGAATGAACCATATCCGAATGGCGAAGAAGCAGCGCTCGGAGTTTTTGCTGACTAATAATCTAAAATTCTATAAATACTTTTTTGACAAAAATATGACTAAAGAAGAAAGATGGGTAAAAACTATTACAACCAAAATCGAACGAACACTTCGACAGTATAATGATAATCTTCGAGTAAGTGATGGTAAACGCCTTGCTTATTCTTACGAAATATTAAACTATATAGAAGATGAACCGGAAGAGCAAAGTATTACTGATTACGAAACAGATATTTTGGTATATGAAATATTAGGTTCAAATAAGTGGAAGCCGAGAGTAGTCATTGAAGCAAAAATTGATAAAATTACAACTCACGATGTGATTACATATAGTCAGAAATCTTTGACACACAAAAATGTTCACCCATATTTGCGATATGGAATTTTAATAGGAAATCATGGTCCACTTCCAGGAAGAATTTTTCGCCACGGACAACATTTTGACTTTATGATGTCTTGGAAATCTTATAAGTCAAATAAAAGAGAGTGGAAGCGGCTCATTGAAATCTTGAAAGAAGAAATTGGTGCTAGTAAAACTCTTGATAAATTGTTATTTGATAACAGAAACAGATTTAGAGATAAATTCACATCGCTTCACAGACCATTAAAACTATCATAAAACAGTTTCTTTGAAAACTCTAACATACATCGAAGCAATTTCCGAAGCGTTGTGGGAAGAAATGGAACGCGACAAAAACGTTTTTCTTCTCGGCGAAGATATTGGTGTGTACGGCGGCGCATTCAAAGTAACGAAAGGGTTTGTCGAAAAGTTTGGCGAAGAGCGCGTGATTGATACAGTTCTTGCGGAAGAAGCAATCATCGGAGCGGCAACGGGAGCGGCAGTAGTGGGAATGCGACCGGTTGCGGAAATCCAGTTTGCGGATTTTATCACGAGCGGATTTAATCAACTCGTGAACAACGCGGCAAAAATTTATTGGCGATGGAATATTCCCGTGCCAATGGTGGTGCGGCTTCCGAGCGGTGGAGGAATTCACGGCGGACCGTATCACTCTATCAATCCCGAAGCGTGGTTTTTTCATACGCCGGGTTTGAAACTTGTTGCGCCATCAACGCCGTACGATGCGAAAGGATTACTCAAAGCGGCGATTCGCGATAACAATCCCGTGTTGTATTTTGAATCGAAATATTTATATCGCCGCATCAAAGGAGAAATTCCGAGCGATGATTACATTGTTGAAATCGGTAAAGCGGATGTGAAGCGAAGCGGCAATGATATTTCGATTATTACATACGGAACGGGAGTGCATTGGAGTTTAGAAGCGGCAGAAATTCTTACGAAGGAAAATATCGACGTTGAAGTTTTGGATTTGCGAAGTTTGATGCCGCTCGATACGGAAGCAATTTATTCTTCGGTAAAAAAAACGGGAAAAGTTTTGCTCGTTCACGAAGACACATTGACCGGTGGAATTGGCGGAGAAATTGCCGCGCTTATTTCGGCTCATTGTTTTCAGTATCTCGATGCGCCGATTAAACGTGTTGCTTCGCTTGATGCGCCGATTCCGTTTGCACCAACGTTGGAAGAATATTTTCTTCCGAATACGGAAAAAGTCGTGAAAGCGTTGAGAGAGTTGAATGAGTTTTGAGGTGACGATTCAATGTCTTTTAAAATTATAGAGATACAATCTCATCACAAAGGAAAAATTTTTGTTGTCAATGTTCAAAATGAAATTGTAAAAATTCTCTTTTCTTTTCATAGCATCGAAAGAATAAACAAGTGGAAAACTGAAAATGAAATCGTTATTGAAACATTGCTTTTCCCAGAAGAAGTTCTTTCAGGACACTATGAAAGGTTTATTGCACATCGAAGATATGATAAACATTTGCTAAGAGCAGTGTATGAATACGAAGACGGACTTCCAATGCTGATTACAATTTATTTTCCATATTCAGAAAGATATTTTTTAGGAAACAATATTTATGAAGATACGATACTCAAAAGAAACTGATATACTTCTTATCGAATTGAGAGATGGAACACCAAACGATTCTGTTGATTTAAAAGAAGGCGTTATTCTTCATCTCGATAGAGAAGGATTACCGCTTGAAATAGAAGTTCTTGATGCAACGAAACTTGCTATGCTGAATGAAATCAGTGTAATGAGACCGTTGGAACTTGCGGCATAGAAAATATTTTCTTCCAAATATAGAGCGCAAATAACAAACAAAATTCAAAATAACAAATTTGAAATTTTGAATTCGTTTGTTATTTGAAATTTGACATTTGGAATTTTTTCAAGTGAAAAAAAAGTTTAATTGACAAGAAAAATTTAAAACAAAAAGTATAATCACAAAAGAATAGAAACACATTATGGCAAAAACAGAAATCCCCATGCCGCAACTCGGCGAAAGTTTAACCGAAGGCACAATTATCAAATGGCTCAAGAAACCCGGCGATACCATCAAAAAAGATGAAACGCTTTTAGAAATTTCCACTGACAAAGTTGATTCGGAAATTCCATCTCCTGTTTCCGGCGTTGTTACAAAATTATTTTTTGAAGAAGGGAAAGTTGTTCCGATAAAAACAACGATTGCAATTATCGAAACCGATGCTTCTGCTGCAGTGATTGAAAATACTCCAAAAGAAACTGCGAAAGTTGTTGAAGCAAAACCAACTCCAACAAAAACAGAATCACCAAAAGTTGAAACACCAAAACCGATAGCTGTTTCTGCCCCAGTTGTTCAAAAAGTTGTAGAACAAAAAATGGATGGAAGATTTTATTCTCCGCTTGTGTTGAACATTGCTCGCACCGAAGGAATTTCGATGAGCGAGTTGGAACATATTCCCGGGACCGGACAAGATGGGCGTGTTTCGAAAAAAGATATTCTCGCATACATAACACAACGCGCTGCAGGTGGAGTGAAACCAAGTGTTGCATCTCCAACGTCACGCATTGAATCAACATTGAAACACATTGATAGCGGCGAACTTGCACAACGTTATCCTGCGCCACAATATGAGGTTTTGCAAATGTCGAACGTCATTCAAAAAATGGCGGAACATATGGTGCGCAGCGTTCAAACTTCGCCTCACGTGTTTGCAATTCACTCGTGCGATTTTACGAACTTGGTAAAATTCCGCGAAGCAAACGGAGCGTCATTTGAAAAAAGAGAAGGATTTAAACTCACGTACACACCGTTTATCGCTGATGCAATTACAAAAGCGCTGAAAGAATTTCCGCTGGTAAATGCATCAATTGAAGGGGACAAAATTATTTTGAAAAAATTTGTCAATCTCGGAATGGCAGTTGCATCTGATAATGGTTTGATTGTTCCTGTAATAAAAAATGCTGACGAGAAAAATTTTCTCGGACTTGCGCGGCAAATCAATGATTTAGCAATCCGAACACGCAACAAAAAATTATCGCCAAGCGATATCGAAGGTGGAACATTTACTTTTTCAAATTACGGAGTTTTTGGAACATTACTCGGAACGCCGATTATTGCACAACCGCAAGTTGCAATTATGGGAGTTGGCGCAATCACAAAGCAACCGGTGGTGATGAATGATGCAATTGCGATTCGCTCCCTATCGTATTTCACACTTTCGTTTGACCATCGCATTATTGACGGCGCACTCGGTGGACAATTTCTCGAAGCAGTGATTCGCAACATTGAAAACTTTGATGTGAAAGCGGTGTTGTAGATTATTCTCACGCAAAGACGCGAAGCTGCCATTAAGTTCTTTTTGCATCTAGGCGACTTTGCGAGAGAAAATATTTAAAAGCGATTTCGATAAAAAGAAATCGCTTTTTCATTTTCAACCACTCGACAATTTTTTACTTTTCATTCGCTGTTGTTGGTTACTCCATTTTTCAATTCATCATCATTAAACAAAAAAAACCTTCAAGGTTTCTTCAACCTTGAAGGTTTCTTCGTCTTACGAAATTTTTACTACTTCATCAAAACCATTTTATTGATTTTTGTAAAGGATTTCGCTCCGTTTGTTGGAACAGCATCAATGCGATAGAAATACACACCGCTCGAAAGGGTTGCGGATGAATTCCATTCAACAGTTCTATATCCAGCGCCAAGAGTTCCGTTCAGTACCGTTGCTACTTTTTGTCCAACAACATTATACACGCTGATTGTTACAAACGATTCAACGGGCAACGCAAATCGAATATTTGTTGTCGGGTTAAACGGATTCGGATAGTTTTGTTCCAACGCAAACTCAGTCGGAATACGAACGGGTTTGGTTTCTATTCCGACAGTTCCGCCGGTGTTTAACCATTTCGCAGAGTTTTCAATCAATGCTTTTACGGTAAGTGATTCTTCTTTCACTACGTTATTAATGTTGAATGACATATATACAACTCTCGCATCCAGTGGATTGGATGACGCTTCCCACGCAACGAGTGAAGATGTATTCAAATTGCCTTGCCAAACATAGACTGGAATTGCTCCTTCCCCAGGTAGATTGCCGTCGCGGTCATACACACCAGCAATAGCGTCTAATGTGAATATATCGGGAAGTTGATTCGGAGTAGAAACAAGCGGATGGTCGAATGCATTCTTAAGCGGATTTGCAAGCGTAGATGTTTCGGTAATAAAGTCGTTGCAGCGCATTGCATACGTCGCAAAATCAACGTCGGGTGTCGAACTCATATATTGCCAGCCGATATCGCCGCCTTCAATAATAAGTTTGCCACCGTTTTGCACGAGATTACTCATTGCTCTTCTCCATTTTACAGAATCGGCGGGAGAACTTGAACGTCCGTGCGACCATATTACGAAATCGTAGCCGTCCCAACCAGATGTATCAACCTGCGGAACAGTACGCACTTCAACAGTGTAGCCAAGTTCACTCAGCGTAGAAGCAAAGAGTTGCGCCGAACCGCCGGTATTTATTGTATCATGGGATGCGCCATTTGGTTCTTTGATTCGTTCTTCACCGTTTAAATTATCATCGTCAATAATCAGAACAATTCCAGAAGTTGCATCGAGTGTAACGTTCATTGTAATGAAACCGCCGTTTGGCATTGTTGCAACCGTGTCTTTTCTTCGGTAACCTTCTTTGCTGAAACGGATATTCAATGCGCCGGGCATAGTGTTTTGAATAATATAACTTCCGTTAATTGTTGTAACAGTAGAAAGATTTTGGTTCACAACCGAAACAGTAACGCCGCTATGATTATTCGTATCGGTTAATGTAACATTTCCGAAAAGAATACCGGGAACAATCGGCGCAAAGAGGAAATTATTGTTCGTCAACGTATCCGTAGAAACATAAACGGTTAAACTATCTTTGTACGGATAGAATCCTGTTTTCCAGGCGTAAATTTTATGCGTTCCGCCGTTCAATCCGGAGAACTGATAATTACCGCTTTCGGGAGTAATGATTTCATAGTTGATACCGGGACCGACAATTTGCACGGTAGCACCGCTATTATTCGGCGCTCCTTGTAATGTAACTTTTCCACTCACGGGTGCCGTCGGAGTTAATGAGAAATTGATATTAAGAACCGGGTCGCTTCCTACGGTTACAACTTTGTAGTCGAGTGCAGGATAGTATGCCTGTTTCCACACATACACTTTGTGTGTTCCGGGATAGAGATTTTGGAACATATATTCGCCGCTTG includes:
- a CDS encoding tungsten formylmethanofuran dehydrogenase → MPITKKAAAKSSAKAKITDQKKSPIKSSNGKAPKEFVDALSGLTKKKILHAYRTMYLSRKLDEKQLTYSKQGKQFFHIGAPGHEAAQIAVAMAMKPGYDWAYPYYRDITFALGYGETAKDILLSALHRAEDPNHGGRMMPCHYSSKSLRIPSQSSCTGTQFLEAVGTAMGARKNKSDEIVYTSSGEGTTSEGEFWEALNWSTRDKLPVLFHIQNNRFSISVPLHEQVTTGSIFTLTEGYKGLHRYHSNGVDFFEMYNTATDAIKKLRSGEGPVLIWSDCVRLLSHSSSDDQKKYRAQEEMEEDKKKDPIPRFEKYLLEQKLLSEKELVALQEDVMKELNEAADYAEKSPEPEPSTSQMHVYSPLEVVSKENFIEPEHTGNNIVLVDAINHALAEELEHNPKMLIFGEDVAGKKGGVFTATRGLTDKFGAERVFNSPIAEASIAGLAMGLGLRGDSKAVVEIQFGDYVWPAFMQIRNEIAMLRYRSNGVWGCPLVIRIATGGYIHGGVYHSQSIESFFTHIPGLRVVFPSTSADAKGLLKYACRCDDPVIFLEHKGMYRQNFAATPEPDANYVLPFGIAKVRKAGDDITILTYGMMVQRSLEAARTMEEKGVSVEVVDLRTLNPLDYDTILKSAKKTGKVLCVHEETMFSGFGGELAAIVASEAFEYLDGPIMRVAAKDSPVPYAPSIEMDVLPQAHDIVIALEKLAAY
- a CDS encoding thiamine pyrophosphate-dependent dehydrogenase E1 component subunit alpha; amino-acid sequence: MPKPISKSISKKKPTQTVSSKISAEQKLKLYSFMVLMREFENAVFKLYRQGKVVGGAYSSEGNEATAIGSAFALEKHDYLFPMHRDIGAHFVKGQTPRNIMLQYLARASSPARGRDGTGHYADAKLKIYGNISPLGAMIPLANGVALASKMRKENAVVLNYIGDGGASIGDFHEALVMASVMKLPLVLIIENNQFAYSTPIAKQFIVEKLSSRAIGYGIPGVTIDGTDVELVYETTKQAIERARNGEGPTLIESVTMRMQGHAIHDDMFYVPKQLLTQWKKKDPIANYEKKLVAEKILSDKKKKEIFTEIKLQIDDAVEFAVNEPYPNGEEAALGVFAD
- a CDS encoding alpha-ketoacid dehydrogenase subunit beta yields the protein MKTLTYIEAISEALWEEMERDKNVFLLGEDIGVYGGAFKVTKGFVEKFGEERVIDTVLAEEAIIGAATGAAVVGMRPVAEIQFADFITSGFNQLVNNAAKIYWRWNIPVPMVVRLPSGGGIHGGPYHSINPEAWFFHTPGLKLVAPSTPYDAKGLLKAAIRDNNPVLYFESKYLYRRIKGEIPSDDYIVEIGKADVKRSGNDISIITYGTGVHWSLEAAEILTKENIDVEVLDLRSLMPLDTEAIYSSVKKTGKVLLVHEDTLTGGIGGEIAALISAHCFQYLDAPIKRVASLDAPIPFAPTLEEYFLPNTEKVVKALRELNEF
- a CDS encoding DUF2283 domain-containing protein — translated: MKIRYSKETDILLIELRDGTPNDSVDLKEGVILHLDREGLPLEIEVLDATKLAMLNEISVMRPLELAA
- a CDS encoding 2-oxo acid dehydrogenase subunit E2: MAKTEIPMPQLGESLTEGTIIKWLKKPGDTIKKDETLLEISTDKVDSEIPSPVSGVVTKLFFEEGKVVPIKTTIAIIETDASAAVIENTPKETAKVVEAKPTPTKTESPKVETPKPIAVSAPVVQKVVEQKMDGRFYSPLVLNIARTEGISMSELEHIPGTGQDGRVSKKDILAYITQRAAGGVKPSVASPTSRIESTLKHIDSGELAQRYPAPQYEVLQMSNVIQKMAEHMVRSVQTSPHVFAIHSCDFTNLVKFREANGASFEKREGFKLTYTPFIADAITKALKEFPLVNASIEGDKIILKKFVNLGMAVASDNGLIVPVIKNADEKNFLGLARQINDLAIRTRNKKLSPSDIEGGTFTFSNYGVFGTLLGTPIIAQPQVAIMGVGAITKQPVVMNDAIAIRSLSYFTLSFDHRIIDGALGGQFLEAVIRNIENFDVKAVL